The sequence below is a genomic window from Mesotoga infera.
TGAAGGCTTCTACAACGGCGTTCCCTACGTTCTGAAATCGATCCCGTGGGCCAAACTTGCCGGATGTCCAAACATCGCCACGACAGACGGTCTCAAAAAGCCTTCTGGATTTGGCGAAGACGAGGCGCTTGAGTTGATGAAGAGAGCCTACAGCATAATTGTTGAAACGGCAGAATTGTATGAGATAAATATAAATATCGAAGTCCACGGCTATTTCACCACCAATCCCGATCTGCTGGAAAAAATGCTCGATTTCGTTCAGAGCGACAGACTCGGCCTCAATCTCGACACGGGCAACAGCTTCATAGCCGGGCAGGATCCGGTGGCCTTCTGCCGGCGCTTCATTGACAAGATAAAGCATGTTCACATCAAAGATGTTTCTGAAGACCTAGCAGCGGCCATGAGAGGAAAGGACACCGGAATCGGCATAAGCCATTCTGCAATTGGAGATGGCGTTAATTCAGACAACATAAAGACAATTATCGCCATGTTAAGGGACCGCGGGTACACCGGAACTCTCAGCATGGAGTGCGAGGGCATGGGTGGGCCATTGATCGAAAGATCGCTCAGATGGTTGAGAACGACCCTTGAAGAGCTTGGAATAGAAGAAGAGAAGTGAAGAGATTTCGGGCGCTGATTTGTAGAAGGATTTAGTCCGCCTTCAACTCTTCAGGTCCGCGCAGGGGAAGGTCTTAGAAGCAGCAGTCTCTGTATAGTACTGACAGTGTAGAAGAGAGTTAATCCTTATGGAGTAAACTGAACATCGATAATCCGAAAGGAATCGCAACTTCTCTGTGTCACTTATTGCCTGGGCTTCGTGTTTAATGCGAAGCCCCATTATTCACCTCAGCGAAACCTGTCGTACCTGCTGTTTATGCTCATCATTACCTAAAAGTCAGGCAGTCAAATACCAATCATGTATTGGTTCTTGTGCGAATACTTTGGTTTGCTCCTGATGATCCTGATCTTAAGTCCTCCCTTGAGCGAGAAAAGCCACGAAGTGCGGAGAGTGCTCTGAAGGGACGAGTGAAAGATTGAGAGAGATCAATACGAGAACTTCGCTTCGAGAAAAACCATATTCGAGACTACAAGAAACAGTCAGAGAAATCAGATCCGTTACAGGAGCCCTTAACAGGTGCGTGTCAGGGCAGGCTCTACGGAATGACATGTCGAAATCTTCCTTTGTCGGCTTTTCGTGAGCGTTGCGAACGGTTTGACAATGTCCTCTCTTATTTATCTCGATCTTATCGGAGAACAGCGAACAGTGTCTTACAGCGTTCAGCGGCTTTCAGACAGCGAAGCGGAACTGGCCTCGCCGAAGGCGAGACTGGCTAGGCGAAGCCTGACTGGCCACCGAAGGTGACTGGCTCCTGAAGATCCGCTACGCGCGTAAGAACAAGAATTCGCTGATCGCTGCAGAAGACAGCGTTGAACCCAACAAAAGCTTCCCCGCGAAGAAGGCCTTGCGTCCCACCGAAGGTGGCATCAATTCCCCGGACGTTTCTCAGGGCATCACTTCTGACCTTGTTGTTGATTTCGATCTTTCAGGTGAACGGGTCCTTGTTCTTGGACGGCTCACGGATGACGGCTGTTACAGCTTTCAACGGTTCTTAGCCCGCGAAGCTGAACTTGCGTTTGCGAAGCAAAGACTGGCCTTGGCTCTTGCTCCACCCGATCTTATTTACCCGAATTTCGCAACCCGTACCTGTAAACCCGCTCTTTTAGAAATCGATCTTCGGGTCTTTTTCCCAAGAAGCGGAACTGGCCACGTCGAAGGCAAGACTGACCAGGCGAAGCCTGACTGGCCTGCCTCAGCAGAATGGCTTTCAGATCGCTTCCTGCCGAAGGCTGCCTTGCGTCCCCGGATGCTTTCCCGGGCATTGCGACCTGGCCTGATCTTCGCCAGCCTTGCGTCCGCCGATGTTCCTCGGCGCCTTGCGTCAACAGACTGGTTTCTAAATTCCTGTCTTCTCGTGAGCGAAGCGAACGTCTCGACAACGCACTTTCTCGGTTGCTCTTATCGGCAGATACGCCCTTAGTCTACACTTCTTCACAAAGATTTCATTTGCATGGAAAACGAAATAGTTTATACTATACCCGGGAGGGGTACTATGAATGAATTGACTTCTGTGGCAACGGGAACTCTGGGTTTATCACCAATG
It includes:
- a CDS encoding sugar phosphate isomerase/epimerase translates to MKIGFHTDAFNSAVFSFEKALNWAKENDVHYIEPGIIDGVSWIHGLGYFPHISLSEDPLKTKIKMEEYGVRFSQIDSAYPLSGNEGFYNGVPYVLKSIPWAKLAGCPNIATTDGLKKPSGFGEDEALELMKRAYSIIVETAELYEININIEVHGYFTTNPDLLEKMLDFVQSDRLGLNLDTGNSFIAGQDPVAFCRRFIDKIKHVHIKDVSEDLAAAMRGKDTGIGISHSAIGDGVNSDNIKTIIAMLRDRGYTGTLSMECEGMGGPLIERSLRWLRTTLEELGIEEEK